One Paraburkholderia caffeinilytica DNA segment encodes these proteins:
- a CDS encoding BON domain-containing protein: MKTLNLLKALGIALCVATASSAYAQSSDAMAASGTMAAPAQNTKAMKSTDRKLGLAVRKALAKAQGFDVSNVFVRARGGAVTLTGTVPDGAQIPQAEQVAKGVAGVTSVNNKLTLGTQGGGGGG, from the coding sequence GTGAAAACACTCAATCTATTGAAGGCGCTCGGCATCGCATTGTGTGTGGCGACTGCGTCCAGCGCCTATGCCCAGTCGAGCGACGCCATGGCGGCCTCGGGCACCATGGCGGCGCCGGCTCAAAATACGAAGGCGATGAAGAGCACGGACCGCAAGTTGGGTCTGGCCGTGCGCAAGGCTCTGGCGAAAGCGCAGGGTTTTGACGTGTCGAACGTGTTTGTCCGGGCGCGTGGCGGTGCGGTGACGTTGACCGGCACGGTGCCCGATGGAGCGCAGATCCCGCAAGCGGAGCAAGTCGCCAAGGGCGTGGCAGGCGTGACCTCGGTGAACAACAAGCTGACGCTCGGCACGCAAGGTGGCGGCGGCGGAGGTTGA
- a CDS encoding DUF1501 domain-containing protein produces the protein MFSRRKFLSMAATGAGAILVSPRIAFASVATDRRFVFVIQRGAADGLNIVVPYAEPAYATLRGALAIDAATATRLDGTFALHPALVQTAAMYADRQALFVHAVASPYRDRSHFDGQNVLETGGASPYQMKDGWLNRLVASMPTTRENAIAFAPTVPMALRGNAPVTSYAPSGLPQAPDDLLMRVSQLYDQDAQLRPLWESAMTARGLAGDAGARQDPASLGKLAAGFLSRDDGPRIAMIETAGWDTHTAQNARLANQLKALDTMLAALRDGMGPLWNKTTVVVATEFGRTAAANGTGGTDHGTGSVAMVLGGAVAGGRVLADWPGLKPGDLYEARDLKPTMSLDALIAGAASESLGLDPQRTAATLFGQTASIRPMTGLVRA, from the coding sequence ATGTTTTCACGCCGCAAGTTTCTGAGCATGGCCGCGACCGGCGCGGGCGCGATTCTCGTGTCGCCGCGGATCGCGTTCGCCAGCGTCGCCACGGACCGCCGTTTCGTGTTCGTGATCCAGCGCGGTGCGGCCGACGGCCTGAACATCGTCGTGCCGTACGCCGAACCCGCCTATGCGACATTGCGCGGTGCGCTTGCGATCGATGCAGCCACGGCGACCCGGCTCGACGGCACCTTCGCGCTGCATCCCGCGCTCGTGCAGACTGCTGCGATGTACGCGGATCGTCAAGCGCTGTTCGTCCACGCGGTGGCGTCGCCGTATCGTGACCGCTCGCACTTCGACGGGCAGAACGTACTGGAGACTGGCGGCGCCTCGCCGTATCAGATGAAGGACGGCTGGCTCAACCGGCTCGTCGCATCCATGCCCACTACGCGCGAGAACGCGATCGCCTTCGCACCGACCGTGCCGATGGCGCTGCGCGGCAACGCGCCGGTGACCTCGTACGCGCCTTCGGGCTTGCCGCAGGCGCCTGACGACCTGCTCATGCGGGTCTCGCAACTGTACGACCAGGACGCGCAATTGCGGCCGTTATGGGAGTCGGCCATGACGGCGCGCGGACTCGCGGGCGACGCCGGAGCGCGTCAGGACCCGGCGAGCCTCGGCAAGCTCGCCGCCGGCTTTCTGTCGCGCGACGACGGCCCGCGTATTGCGATGATCGAAACCGCTGGCTGGGACACCCACACCGCGCAAAACGCGCGCCTCGCCAATCAGCTGAAAGCGCTCGACACGATGCTGGCGGCATTGCGCGACGGCATGGGCCCGTTGTGGAATAAGACCACCGTGGTGGTGGCGACCGAATTCGGCAGAACCGCCGCTGCCAACGGCACGGGGGGCACCGATCATGGCACCGGCTCGGTGGCGATGGTGCTGGGTGGCGCGGTGGCGGGCGGACGCGTGCTCGCCGACTGGCCTGGCCTGAAACCGGGCGACCTCTACGAAGCGCGCGACCTCAAGCCGACGATGTCGCTGGACGCATTGATCGCCGGCGCCGCAAGCGAAAGCCTCGGACTCGATCCGCAGCGCACGGCCGCCACGCTATTCGGCCAGACCGCGAGCATACGTCCGATGACGGGACTCGTGCGGGCATAA
- a CDS encoding DUF1800 domain-containing protein produces MATSPNQNAAAIALNRFGLGARAGDTPPADPKEWLLAQFEQYQPRPAAWASQPDSVALSGELAQQRMQLNQLNQQNQQNQRNVSEGAAANQANAEVNPQTNGQAGTQTAVQGATETAAQTAKQAERKALRGEILDIYRSSVNARVASALTTQTPFIERLVHFWANHFAVSTEKPAVAALAGSFEAEAIRPHVLGRFEDMLVAVERHPAMQLFLDQTRSVGPDSMAAMRAAARNPNVKRGLNENLAREIMELHTLGVRSGYSQDDVTEFARALTGWSLAGNPGNPGNPGNPGNAGNLRGPAQLPNAAPGTFVFRVALHEPGSRTIMGRRYDQPGEGQALAILHDLASAPATARHIGGKLARHFVADNPPPEVSERLASAFARSGGDLPTVYRTLLDMPQAWSPTAVKFKTPWEWTISSMRGLGWQDLGNLQAAPILTQLGQPVWRPGSPAGYDDIAASWAAPDALVRRVEVAQRFAARVGDRLDARSLGQTLLAGSLSAPTAAAVSRAESASTAIALLLVSPDFQRR; encoded by the coding sequence ATGGCCACATCACCGAACCAGAATGCGGCGGCGATTGCGCTGAACCGTTTCGGTCTTGGCGCGCGTGCCGGCGACACGCCGCCCGCCGACCCGAAGGAGTGGCTGCTCGCGCAGTTCGAACAGTATCAGCCGCGGCCTGCCGCGTGGGCGAGCCAACCCGATTCGGTGGCCCTGTCCGGCGAACTGGCGCAGCAGCGCATGCAGCTGAATCAACTGAACCAGCAGAACCAGCAGAACCAGCGGAACGTCAGCGAAGGCGCAGCCGCCAATCAGGCGAATGCGGAGGTCAACCCGCAAACCAATGGACAAGCCGGCACGCAAACCGCCGTGCAAGGCGCAACAGAAACCGCCGCCCAAACTGCTAAGCAAGCCGAACGAAAAGCATTGCGCGGCGAAATTCTCGACATCTACCGTTCCTCCGTGAACGCGCGGGTCGCAAGCGCACTGACCACGCAGACGCCTTTCATCGAGCGGCTGGTTCATTTCTGGGCGAACCACTTCGCGGTATCCACGGAAAAGCCCGCCGTCGCGGCACTGGCCGGTTCATTCGAAGCGGAAGCAATCCGCCCGCACGTGCTCGGTCGTTTCGAAGACATGCTGGTCGCAGTCGAACGTCATCCGGCCATGCAGTTGTTTCTCGACCAGACGCGCTCGGTCGGGCCGGACAGCATGGCGGCCATGCGCGCCGCAGCGCGCAATCCGAACGTCAAACGCGGTCTGAACGAGAACCTCGCGCGCGAAATCATGGAGCTGCACACGCTCGGCGTACGCAGCGGCTATAGCCAGGACGACGTCACCGAATTCGCCCGCGCACTGACCGGCTGGAGCCTCGCCGGCAATCCTGGCAATCCTGGCAATCCTGGCAATCCTGGCAATGCGGGCAACCTGCGCGGGCCGGCTCAGCTGCCGAACGCCGCCCCAGGCACCTTCGTGTTTCGCGTCGCGCTGCACGAGCCGGGCTCGCGAACCATCATGGGCCGCCGCTATGATCAGCCGGGAGAAGGGCAGGCGCTGGCGATCCTGCACGACCTCGCGAGTGCGCCCGCGACCGCGCGGCACATCGGCGGCAAGCTCGCCCGTCACTTCGTCGCGGACAATCCGCCGCCTGAGGTGAGCGAACGGCTGGCAAGCGCATTCGCGCGCAGCGGCGGCGATCTGCCGACTGTGTACCGGACGCTGCTCGACATGCCGCAGGCGTGGTCGCCGACAGCCGTGAAGTTCAAGACGCCGTGGGAATGGACCATTTCTTCGATGCGCGGGCTCGGCTGGCAGGATCTCGGCAACCTGCAGGCCGCTCCCATCCTGACGCAACTCGGCCAGCCTGTCTGGCGGCCGGGCTCGCCCGCGGGCTACGACGATATTGCCGCGAGCTGGGCGGCGCCCGATGCGCTCGTGCGCCGGGTCGAAGTGGCACAGCGCTTCGCCGCGCGTGTCGGCGACCGGCTCGATGCGCGCTCGCTCGGCCAGACCTTGCTGGCCGGCTCGCTCAGTGCGCCGACTGCCGCGGCCGTGTCGCGTGCCGAAAGCGCATCGACGGCGATCGCGCTGCTGTTGGTCTCGCCGGATTTTCAACGGAGATGA
- a CDS encoding periplasmic heavy metal sensor, translating into MNGRSWKIVLVASLVLNVFLLGAIVGGAYQWFAAHGATTTVLAQQRTALRFAADTLPAERQKAFIDALKNARREGKQFARDGREGRHDVLRLLAAPQFDRAALDEALARTRAADSSLRAQVEGGVADFAATLSPEERVEFADSLKLRGQWREPQSVANANKPPKPAASDASSAASGE; encoded by the coding sequence ATGAACGGCCGGTCGTGGAAAATCGTGCTGGTGGCTTCGCTGGTGCTCAACGTGTTTCTGCTGGGCGCGATTGTCGGAGGGGCTTATCAATGGTTTGCGGCGCATGGCGCGACCACCACGGTGCTGGCGCAGCAACGCACGGCGCTGCGCTTCGCCGCCGACACGCTGCCGGCCGAGCGTCAGAAGGCCTTCATCGATGCCTTGAAGAATGCGCGCCGCGAAGGCAAGCAATTTGCCCGCGATGGCCGTGAGGGGCGTCACGACGTATTGCGTCTGCTGGCCGCGCCGCAATTCGATCGCGCGGCACTGGACGAGGCGCTCGCCCGCACGCGAGCGGCGGACAGCAGTTTGCGCGCGCAAGTGGAAGGCGGCGTGGCGGATTTTGCGGCGACGCTGTCGCCCGAGGAGCGCGTCGAATTCGCCGACAGCCTGAAGCTGCGCGGACAGTGGCGCGAACCGCAGTCGGTGGCCAATGCGAACAAGCCGCCGAAGCCGGCCGCGAGTGACGCTTCGAGTGCGGCGTCGGGCGAATAA
- a CDS encoding RNA polymerase sigma factor, which translates to MARVVEPHALSERDPDAELLEGVARKDPAAVRSLVARKLPRLLALATRMLGDRMEAEDVAQEVFVRIWKQASRWREGEAKVDTWVHRVALNLCYDRLRGRREVPHDDLPDEIDPAALPDAALEARAQDERVREALAALPARQREALVLNYYQEMSNIDAAALMGITVDALESLLARARRNLRAQLAGSGLSKDKS; encoded by the coding sequence CTGGCGCGCGTTGTGGAGCCGCATGCCTTGAGCGAACGCGATCCCGATGCGGAATTGCTCGAGGGGGTGGCCCGGAAAGACCCGGCTGCCGTCCGCTCGCTCGTCGCGCGCAAACTGCCGCGTCTGCTCGCGCTCGCCACGCGCATGCTGGGCGACCGCATGGAAGCGGAAGACGTGGCGCAGGAGGTCTTCGTGCGGATCTGGAAACAGGCTTCGCGCTGGCGGGAAGGCGAGGCAAAGGTCGACACGTGGGTCCATCGCGTCGCGCTCAATCTTTGCTATGACCGCTTGCGCGGCCGCCGCGAAGTCCCGCACGACGACCTGCCCGACGAGATCGACCCCGCCGCATTGCCCGACGCCGCGCTCGAGGCGCGCGCCCAGGACGAGCGCGTTCGCGAAGCGCTCGCCGCATTGCCCGCACGACAACGCGAGGCACTGGTGCTCAACTACTACCAGGAGATGTCGAACATCGACGCTGCCGCCCTGATGGGCATCACGGTCGATGCGTTGGAAAGTCTGCTGGCACGTGCGCGCCGCAATCTGCGCGCCCAACTGGCCGGCAGCGGCCTTAGCAAGGACAAGTCATGA
- a CDS encoding YXWGXW repeat-containing protein, translating into MTSTRPARLLTSVLAAAITCVAALTAAPAFAQAVIVAPMAPPPPRVEVMPAPRAGYVWDQGRWRWDHGRYVWVPGHWRPVRVGYRWVPGHWVQRGPNWRWVEGHWA; encoded by the coding sequence ATGACATCGACCAGACCGGCCCGTCTTCTGACTTCCGTACTCGCTGCGGCGATCACGTGCGTTGCCGCGCTCACGGCCGCGCCCGCTTTCGCGCAGGCAGTGATCGTCGCGCCGATGGCGCCACCGCCGCCGCGCGTCGAAGTCATGCCGGCGCCGCGTGCCGGCTACGTGTGGGATCAAGGCCGCTGGCGTTGGGACCACGGCCGTTATGTGTGGGTGCCGGGCCACTGGCGGCCGGTTCGTGTCGGCTATCGCTGGGTGCCGGGGCATTGGGTGCAGCGCGGACCTAACTGGCGTTGGGTCGAAGGGCATTGGGCCTGA
- a CDS encoding phospholipase C gives MFRRTLLPIPFAAMLALAACGNNSVNSTTASTPVATVSAQDAVATATPIKHVVVIFGENVSFDHYFATYPQANNPVGEPQFTAATGTPSVNNLSTNNLITSNPNALSTSPNTAGTTVGSVTIAGLGLPAADLLPFRLDRSQANTSSQNHAYAAEQLAYNNGAMDSFPLFTASGSTIAGSTGAFATKGQVLGYFDGNTVTAMWNYAQNFAMNQNAYTDTYGPSTPGALEVVSGQNNGVVVTGGTSANAIADSAGGFTMVGDLDPTGDVCTIAAKSAITGQMSSNNKNIGDLLNAKGLTWGGFMGGFNLTTTNANGTTGCARSTFSQVLNATKTDYVQHHAWFQYYPTTANLAHTRPTSTAVIGATDPLDSTATPVHHQYDTDDFFAAVKAGNYPSVSFLKAPAVEDGHPGNSDPIDEQAFVTKVINFLQQQPDWKNTAVIIAYDDSDGWYDHRYMAPKSSSFDSTTAQSAGGATIAGTDNLSGAGQCTATGAVQPQGVNGGAVNGRCGPGTRTPFIVVSPWAKVNFVDDTPITQASVVRFIEDNWLGGQRLGNGSFDASAGSIMNMFNFSGSGNNPTVYLDENLGTKLSAPPAS, from the coding sequence ATGTTCCGTAGAACCCTCTTACCCATCCCGTTTGCCGCGATGCTTGCGCTCGCAGCATGCGGCAACAACAGCGTGAACTCGACGACCGCGTCGACGCCGGTAGCCACGGTGTCGGCGCAGGATGCCGTCGCGACGGCCACGCCGATCAAACACGTGGTAGTGATCTTCGGCGAGAACGTTTCGTTCGACCACTACTTCGCGACCTACCCGCAAGCCAACAACCCGGTCGGCGAGCCGCAATTCACCGCAGCCACGGGCACGCCGTCGGTCAACAACCTCAGCACCAACAATCTGATCACCTCGAACCCGAACGCGTTGTCGACCTCGCCGAACACGGCAGGCACCACGGTCGGCTCGGTGACGATCGCGGGTCTCGGCCTGCCGGCCGCCGACCTGCTGCCGTTCCGTCTCGATCGTTCGCAAGCCAATACGTCGAGCCAGAACCACGCGTATGCCGCGGAGCAGCTCGCCTACAACAACGGAGCGATGGACTCGTTCCCGCTGTTCACGGCGTCGGGTTCGACGATCGCCGGCAGCACCGGCGCGTTCGCCACGAAGGGCCAGGTGCTCGGCTACTTCGACGGCAACACGGTCACGGCAATGTGGAACTACGCGCAGAACTTCGCGATGAACCAGAACGCGTACACGGACACGTACGGTCCGTCGACGCCTGGCGCGCTCGAAGTCGTCTCCGGCCAGAACAATGGCGTCGTGGTGACGGGCGGAACCTCGGCCAACGCGATTGCGGATTCGGCCGGCGGCTTCACGATGGTCGGCGACCTGGACCCGACCGGCGACGTCTGCACGATCGCGGCAAAGAGCGCCATCACGGGCCAGATGTCGTCGAACAACAAGAACATCGGCGACCTGCTCAACGCGAAGGGCCTCACGTGGGGCGGCTTCATGGGCGGCTTCAATCTGACGACCACCAATGCCAACGGCACGACCGGTTGCGCACGTTCGACGTTCTCGCAAGTGCTGAACGCGACCAAGACCGACTACGTGCAGCATCACGCGTGGTTCCAGTACTACCCGACCACGGCCAACCTCGCGCACACGCGTCCGACGTCGACGGCGGTGATCGGCGCGACCGATCCGCTCGACAGCACGGCAACGCCGGTTCACCACCAGTACGACACCGACGACTTCTTCGCCGCGGTGAAGGCGGGCAACTACCCGTCGGTGAGCTTCCTGAAGGCGCCGGCGGTCGAAGACGGCCATCCAGGCAACTCGGACCCGATCGACGAGCAGGCATTCGTCACGAAGGTGATCAACTTCCTGCAGCAACAGCCTGACTGGAAGAACACCGCCGTGATCATCGCCTACGACGATTCGGACGGTTGGTACGATCACCGCTACATGGCGCCGAAAAGCTCCTCGTTCGATTCGACCACGGCGCAATCCGCGGGCGGCGCGACGATAGCCGGCACCGACAACCTGAGCGGCGCGGGTCAGTGCACGGCAACAGGCGCGGTTCAACCGCAGGGCGTGAATGGCGGTGCGGTGAACGGCCGTTGCGGCCCGGGTACGCGCACGCCGTTCATCGTGGTGTCGCCGTGGGCGAAGGTCAACTTCGTCGACGACACGCCGATCACCCAGGCGTCCGTGGTCAGGTTCATCGAAGACAACTGGCTTGGCGGTCAACGCCTTGGCAATGGCTCGTTCGATGCGTCGGCTGGCAGCATCATGAACATGTTCAACTTCTCGGGCTCGGGCAACAACCCGACGGTGTATCTGGACGAGAACCTGGGCACGAAACTGTCGGCGCCGCCGGCTAGCTGA